The Anopheles moucheti chromosome 3, idAnoMoucSN_F20_07, whole genome shotgun sequence genome contains the following window.
ACTACTTGAGCAACGAAATCCGGCGGCGCATTATTATAGGAAAACGATGCTTTCTATGAGTCCCACAAACTTTTACCATCCAGAGGACCCAGAAAAGGAGTTAGAAAATACAGTATATGTCGCACTTTGATAGCCTTCAGTGGCTATGTGTCTTGCGGAGGACACCATCACTCTTGTCATCTACGAGCGGAagttgctactgactatcttTGGTGGTATTTTGTAGTAGAGCGTGTGAGAAgcagaacaaacaaatacCTAAGACAGGCTGGGACACGTTGTGAGGATGTTCTACTTATGCCTAACCTGGTAGATGCTCGTCTCCAATCCGTTTGTCGCCCGTAGCTGGATCACAATTCCACTCTAGTCGGAGATGGGATGCAGCCGCGGCTGGAAGAAAACAGCCCTCGACCTAGTTTACCAAAATTAAAGTTTTCTTACACACCAGGAAAGTCTTGAAGTACTTGAGTCCCCCTTAGATCCCTTGAAGTTTTCGTGTGTTAAGAGTGTAAAGCCCTGCACTTGGAGCGATTGATGGCGTCAAAGTGTCTGTTGGAATACATGAAAGTAATGACAGCAATTTCAAATCCACCATTGGTcgtgtttaattttgtttggcATACTGTACATGAAGTTTGAGTAATATCTGGGCAATATAATAACGAACTCAAGAACACAAACAGAAATCCCATCCGAATAACCCACAGGAATTGGTGCTATAAACCTATTCCTGGCAACTGGCCACTCGGATAGCCCAGGCGATTTTATTCACTTATAACTTTTTACTACGAATCGTAGCTATTCAAAACTTGATATATATGTGAAATTCACGGTATTTTTCCATAAAATGTATGTgaggcattaaaaaaaacaagttttatcattgtttttcgattattattgttttcaatACCCCTATTCCTGGCAACCGGGCTACCCGGGCTGCCAGAAAGTTTGGAGGCTTATAACTTTTGAAAACGTAATCCAATATCGATGCAATGTTGAGAAGAAAATTAATGTAACTCTAATAGTTTACATTTCTATTGATATTTCCCCTCAACTCAAAgccgttttcattttatggTTCTTCAAAGTTTACATAATTTTTTAcgaaaaaattataaaacatcaacaataattatttaagAACAAAATTTCCACAACAAAATGCCCGTCGGGGGTGCGATTAAGATGATTAAGAGGTCAAAATCCATTTCGCACTCCCTGCCATACGAGCCCGATGCTCGCTGTTCGAAATTCGTTGCCAGTCACGTGTTATGCTTTTTAACGTCACACGCGCGAGAGTGTATCCCGGCGCGAGATGATTGCGGGATGATTCAGCCCGTGCGAAGGGAATCCGTCCACCGTCTTCCCTGCCATATTTACCGTTGACAAGCAAGCGGCGGAGGCGGTGTGTGCAGTGCGGAGACTGTGTCAACAGTTCGGTGTTCGTGGGATAGTTTACGCGCCTTCTTCCAAACTGGATCCGAACCGACCGTGTGGCGCCAATGAACTGCGCGGGGCAACACCCAGTACGTCATCAAGGCCGAAGGCGCGTCGGGTGAGTGTCACGCCGCTTGTTGAAAGGGGCCCGTACGCGTGTTGGTAAGGAGCGTCCGCGTATTCGTGCCCGTGCGACCAGACCAGTTGGCCTGACGCAGATACGAACCGCGACCGCGTAGACGACGAAGCTTCGTCGCGTTTGTGCGTGAGGTGGGAGGTCCGAAAAAGCGCACGTGCACCGGCGTGGCATCATCGGACCGTGGTTGGGTttggggacaaaaaaaaaatgaataaataattcacccatgtggttgtgtgtgtcgtGCGGGGACTGGCGGGAGACATACTTTCTTTggcgctgctgctactgcatGTCTGATTGATGCGCGGTTGGAAATATTGGAAAGTGGCGTATTTCCCGTGGGCAATACCAACGGGGGCATGGCAGTGGGTTggttcgtgttttgttttggtgcttgtttaattttattcattttcagGTTCTGCATAGTTAGCACCTCGATGGTATAATGCAAAGAATGGTAAGGTTTTTTCGCTGGGTGTGCGGGAAATTTTATGGGTGGGTCCGTTACAGGCAatatgctttgttttttttggggaaactGGTTTAATCTGGTAAGGTTTATGAATATTCGGCGTTGATGATAATgacaaacaatgtttttttttggtgtctTTAGCAGGATTTACAACAGATGTTACAAGAGCATGTTTTatacatcttttttttgtacaccaatctcagtttttttttattttgtgtagcTAATTGTTTTTCtaagtttgtttatttttgcatttatttttgtagTGTGCTTCGTTCTTTGCCAGTACAAACCAAAGGCCTGCCGGTTCTAGGTATCCGTCATTTTATTGCCAAAAGGATAccctttttccatccattaaTAGAACAAAACTTCAAACCATTGTTCTCCAAAattatgctataaatttttgtttattaagtatttttaatgaatggttttcgtttcatgATATTACGGTATTGTGTCCCAGGAGTCTAATTCAACtgttatctctctctctctctttttaatttaattttgatttgctATTTACAAATTTTGGTAAACCTTGAATAATATTATTGAATTCAATTATTATAGAGCACTCACAACTAAAGCAGTGCAAAGTGtaggttaaaaaaaaaagacaagaaaTGTTGTGGATGGCTCACGTTCTATGTGAATAATACTTTATCTAAAGCTAActaaaaaaattaaagtttAAGTATGTAATAATAGTATTGTGCTTAGTATCGTTTTCAAATACAGTggagcgccgattatccgggtgGCTGATTATCCGTGGAAATGATAGCTCCAAAGGAAGTTTGACACATGCCTTGCAACATTGTTGAGGGAAGCAATGAAAGAACCAGTGGCGGATCTAACGGTGGGAGCAGTACACGGTCGACTAGGGACGTCGTCGTGTGAGGGCTCAAGATAAAGTAGTTAGTAGTATGGTTAGTAGTAAAAGTCCCTTCCTCCGTTcaactattttaaaatttggGTCAATAACTATCATTCCGCCAAGGACCTCCAAGTGGATTGATCTGCCACTGGAATGAGGCCATTTAATAGATAAAAAGAGTTCCAatgcttaaaataaaactacaaCTACAATATTGTTGTAACAATCGATATTTGACTGTATACTAaagagaaaaaggagaaataaattatcttaatcattcttttttcaaatttatctCAATAAATATAAGTATTAGTATATTAAGTATAAATAACACGAATTGTTTCTTGATGAATACAAACTACACACGGTATGAGAAAATTTAAAAGGTGTTTTAAAGTTTGTCATCGTCCTTCCATTGGGTGGCCCAAGTTTGAACACCCAAATCTCCTCTACGTGAGTCAAATTAATGTTCCAACTTTTAAGGATTTAAGCATATAGACACACATAGACCTCGAACCTTACATACCAATGCCTTGGAACTGTTTCGCATAGCGTGTGCAACAAGATTTGATTTAAACCATTCTAAGTATCATCTATTTCCATTCCAAtgtgtttcaaattttcaacaatcaaaattcaaaaattttcAACTACCCAACAGAAATCGAGTGCGAATCAATCTCTCTTGTGAGACACTTCAATAATTCACGCAATAATTAAACATATCTCCCTCACTTTGTCGATACCTTGTTTTTCATAAGACTACCAGCAAAAACTTGACGAACAAATATGAGATTGTTTATTTCCTCCAAAGTgttaaacacaacaaaacaccagTGATACATGgcgttaatttcgacgtcgcTTACTGCTACTTATCACACGATAGAAACTATCACAAGCCTTAAATGCACAACTCGCAACACATCTGTCGAGAGTTTATTGGACTTCCGGAGCCCAGCGCCATGCCGGCGATCATGTCATGTTAGCCGTTGATGCCCGTATATCCGCTGCGATAGACGTTGTACGATCTACCAGAAGGGATTGAATCTGCCTGCGAACGGATTCCAGAGGAACCCGATGTTGGTCGACTCCATCGCATCGAAACCTTCGTCGGTGATGGTTGCCGCCAGATCGTAGATGATCGATTTGGCCTGTATaggggaaggaaaaggaaggcGTAATTGTAGATCAGTCGGTAATATTCCATATTGTGCGCGAAGATCACTTACATCTCCATCCAGCAACGGTCTCGGATTGCCGGCGATAGCCGACGGGATACTGTCGTCCTTGTGACGTGGCGCATCGATGATGTTGGGTGAGGCGACCGGAAAACCCTCGGTAGTTCCAATCCCCGACAGCAGAAGCATAAGCAGCACCAGAAACACTCTTGCCTTGATCATCTGCATCCTTACAAGGTGTTTACTTCACTTGGTGGTGAGTTTGCGAGACTATGGAGAATACTTTTCCGAAATTCGACAAAATTCTTACTGACCCTGGGTTTAGAGCATCAGGTCCGTTTTATAAGATCCCCGTCGGTACGACGCGTCTGCTCGAACAAGGGACGCGTATGTGCTCGGTGATCATCGCTATGTATTTTATTCGGCTccaccgaaaaaacaaaatatggtGACGATCCAAAGATGCGGGCTGTAAGTACGAACGATTGTTTACATACTTTTCATCTAGCATCCTTCGGAATTCTCGAACGTTTGCGCTGATATCATGGGCCGGTTCCCATCCGTCCGGTAATGCTGTGTAGATAAAGCGCCGTTTGTGTGCGTTCCGGCGGGCTATCGGCTCCGTTAGTTTGTGGGTGAAGCAAACGAACCAGCATCCTGAGTGTCCAtcgaaagaaaacatatctgcACGTGTTACGGATGATGTCGTCACCGTTTGCGAAGCTGTGCGATCGGTTCGCACCGGAGTCCGATCGGCCACGAACGGTTTCAACTTCAACGCAGACCAGGCACGCCAACAGACCCATCATGTCCAGTCCTGGTCCGAGCGGTATCCAGACTGGTTCGCTGGTAGTTCCCAAATCAGACCTCCAAAACGTTCGGTGCGGTTAGTACCGCCCCCCGAAGAAACTCACTTGAACGGATGGAACCACCTGTAAGAGAATAAGGGAGTGTCGAATGGAGTAGTGAGATCATTAGGCGCGAACGTTTCACGCGCATagcatccatccatccgcGCACATCCACATCCATCAATAGGACGCATTATTGCCTAAGCAGTTACAGCGTAGAAGATTAGTTAATGCGGATGCATGATATTTCGGGCTTTTCGGTTAATTTTCCCATTGTGCTACGACGGTTAGTTTATATCTTTATTCCGGTTCTGGCCGGGTTAGTAGTGTGTCGATGTGTTGACACAAAAGTATATAACGTTTCTTGGTGTAATAAATGAGTGTGTGAGTAAATAGTTCGGCGTTGTGTCACTGTGATCATATTATCGAATTTGTTAAGACTAAGACTTAAGGGTTTTTTGTCTAAGCAAGCGATGTAGGGGGATTTTAATAAAGTCATTACAAAACAATGATTTTgaaggaaaagaataaaaatagcaTGGCTCATTTTATTGGacataaaataaatggaaGTAAAATTATAACAAAACTGTGGTATGTCAACACTATATTCATAAAACACCTTCTTTAATTTAAGAGTTCCCGAAACACTTTTTGTGTCGCATGAGATTTACATGCGCAGTGGATGGAATAAGTTAACTAAATGGATATTTTTCTGCGGTCTGGTTCTTCTGAGGCACACAAGTATTAGTTAGTAGGttataaaacatataaaagtgtaatataataaatatataaacatttattgtaatatttttaggTGTCTTTTAGCGGCAATACGGCCTGGGCGTTGTTCACGAGTAAATAAAGTGTCTTTCAGAAATATTGAAGATCCATAtgaaattgtaataaatacTTCGATTCAGTAGCCTATTTTAGTTAGGTTCATAAATAAGTGTCTTGCAAtggtttataaaaatatatatgctACTTCATTCGCTTTTACGCGTTGTGTACGTCACGTGGCAAATTCTATCGTGCAACGTGtaactacacacacactcgcaaaaaaaaaagaaactactTTCAAACAACATAAagtcattttttaaataacacataaaaaatgactttatgttgttgtggttgttgttgtttatgttttatataaaaaatgaCTTAATGTTGTTTAACAAAAGtttttttgtgagtgtgtgtgtagttaCACGTTGCACGATGGatgtaaacaaattttgaAGATGCTTgaggataatttttttaaatatgtcaAGGGATTGCCAAAGACTCGACCAAAATTAATGTACTTAATCTTTTGGTATGTTTAATcacttgttttaattaaaaaaaaataatttcttcgGCTTGCTGGTTATAAAACGGCTTAAACTATTATAAACACAATATATAGAAGACAACCGAATATGAAAGTAAACTATGCATGATATAAATGATTTATAATATAAAACGAAAGTATCAATTTAAGACTGTATGATGAACATTTGTGTAATGGACGACAAATTTAAGGGTTAAAAGACTTTTGGACACAAGCGACATTGTGCTTTTAAATAAAGTTcacaattaataaaacaagatCAAACCATTTGATTATTGAATTGTCATTTTATTGAAGTTGTACATTATCGTTCAAAATGATCGGCTAAATCATTTTCAATATTTACGTGTTATTAGCAACATTGGTGTAAGAGATATTTGTTAtttgctatttatttttacatacaTTGAATGGATTATGAGCATTCTACTTATTGGCCAGGTACAGTGGACATTGGGTGTTCGAAGATTTGTAACAGTGATTTAGCACGGATAACCGTAGTTGTAGGCGTAGCCGGGGTAGCCATAACTGCCGTATCCACCATATCCACCATATCCACCATATCCGTAGCCATAACTGGGATATGCGCTGTATCCATAGCCTCCATATCCGCCATATCCGCCATATCCGCCATATCCACCATATCCGCCATAACCGCCATAACCGCCATATCCATAGGAAGGATAATAGTGATGATATCCGAACCCGAACGTTTCAGCCTTATCCATATCGTCCTTATTTTCAGCATCGATCGAGACAGCATCCGAAGCGTTGGTTTCTTCCATCACTTTCTTTACCTCGGGGGCGTCCACGTTACGCACACGTCGTACGGGGAGCGGAGCAGGTTGTTGAACCCCAGCAAACTGTCCCGGTAGCGCAGGCTGAAACCCTGGTCTGATTTGTGGTGCGGCGCTGACCAAAGCCACCAGGGCAAGTAGGCAGACAAACTGGTGAGAAAGAAACATATTAGCAACGATCGAGATCGTGTCGCATTGCACCAAAGCGATTGTTCTTACCTTCAGCATAATGGCAAATAAATATGAAAGTTCCACGCTGTATCTCCGAACGTTGTTACCCTCGGGAGGTTCGATTGAAAACTAATACCGGAATGGGATCGGAGAAATGGTTTTTATACCGAATCTTCTCGCGTTCTCACTGACGTCAGCAACGTTCTTGGgtaaacattaatttattacattttggCGCGACATAGGGAAACTGGATTTCACCAGACCAAAGCTCAGCCGTGGTCGGCTTTCGTTAACACCAACCTGTTCTTATGCTCGATGCGCAAAGGACAATACAACGCCAGTCATAAATGTCGCCCGTGGGGGAAAGCACAAACTATAACGATTCTAAATGAGAAAAATCTCTTCATCGCTGCCATGCTGTTATTTTGCACTGCTATATGTAGTTTTGTAAactatttagtttaataagcAGTGATACAGTGCAAACTGTTGCATAGAATGCTAGCGCTTACCGTGGGCagattattatttgtttaccGCGTTCATTAACGACTAAGTGTGAAAAATGAATTGCATATCTTGTGGGTGACACATTTATCGTAGCATGATTGGGCGATGAGTGGGCTGGTTAGGTGAGAATGATTTTACGTAAGTGGAAAAAAGTGGCTTACCTTTTTAACACGAATGACTCATTCTAGCCTATGAACAGGGAGTTACAATTTATGCAAGTCATATCGGCGGATTCTTGGGATATGCTATATTGTGTAAAATAtcgtatatatataaatatattgtgTATATCGTATGTTTTTAGTTTCAAATTCCACATTTTTACGGTCCAAATATCTCAGCCAGTGTTTCATCTAAAGgttgttaattttttaatgaGAAATATTACGTTAAAGCTATATTTCAATATTAAACATGTTCTTCTTGCCATCTACTCGTTCAAAGTCGTGAAATCGAgat
Protein-coding sequences here:
- the LOC128305159 gene encoding uncharacterized protein LOC128305159 — its product is MLKFVCLLALVALVSAAPQIRPGFQPALPGQFAGVQQPAPLPVRRVRNVDAPEVKKVMEETNASDAVSIDAENKDDMDKAETFGFGYHHYYPSYGYGGYGGYGGYGGYGGYGGYGGYGGYGYSAYPSYGYGYGGYGGYGGYGSYGYPGYAYNYGYPC